The window AGGCTGGAATAGAACAGTATGATCTCCCTAAAATGGCTGAGAGGAGAATCTGTTGTGTTGCCATATCTGCATGCCCGCCATGATTACTACTTGGGCCTGAACAGCCTCCGTCCCCAGTCAAAAACAAGAAACGATCTCCCAAGTATGCGGCCGAAGATCAAGGGTAGACCGAAACGAAACCATGTCAAAGGCTGCCATAGTCTAGGCACTGGGAGTCTCTCATCAGTCCCTACTCCCCTCCTTGGCTTGGCATCGATCGACGTCCCTGCAAATGCCTCCACAGCCTCCAACACAATACTGGCCGTGTTCTCCGGTTGACTCAAGAACGGCGAATGGCTGGTCTGGAGCTCTCTGTGTTCCACCTTGGCGCCCATCTCTCTTGCCATGCCAACTGTCATCCTTTGCGCCACCACAGGCAATCCCTGATCTTGGACGGTACCAATATACCAGGCAGGCACATCCTGCCATCCGGCGTATGCGTGCTCGCCCCCTTCGAACAGGGCTTTGAGGCTTTGCGTCGTGAGCTGAGAGGTCCAGAATTCTGCTTCTTCCGGGGGGAGGTCGTGGTAAAAGAACTTGCGGGGATCGGCAACGAGCTCGGCGTATCCTGTCGTGCTGTTGACGCGCCATCCGGGGGGTGGACGCCCGAAGAACGGGTCCATGAAAGCAAGCCCAGTCAGGGTGAAGCCGGAGGCTATGAGAATGAGCCCAATGACATGGCCTTCCGATAGGGCGTCCCTGTGGTCGGCACGGGTCGAGGATGTTGCTGGGGCGGAGCTGCCCTTGGCAGCGTCCCTTGGCGGCGCGAATCCCTTGATAACGCTGTTGCCGACCATGCCTCCATACGAATGAGCAATGACCACCACATTGCGCCCTTGTGCAGTCTCACGGGATAACGCCTGGCGTGCagcatcgacgtcgtctccAAAAGTCGCAGCCGGGTCCCCAGTCGTCGATGGGAGGGTAACAGAGATGCATCTCAAACCGTGCTTCTCCTGTAGAATCCGAGTGATCTTGTCGTAGCACGAAGGCTTATGCCAGGAGCCCGGGATGAATAGCAAGGTTGGTAAATTGGGCATTGTGGGCGTACGAGTTTCTGGGGTTACTTGACCTCCTAGATGATGCTCGTTTGTAAGATGAGGGGTTAAAAACGAGCGTTCAGATTCAGCTCGACAGTAGGTGGCGTTGATTCAAGTTATATTTCCTGGAATTCCAGGCTGAGAACCCTGAAAACGGGCACAAAAGAGAGGCACAGCCACAACGAATGACTGTCTTCAGCCACGACTTTTCGTTAAGTGAGCATGGTATGAAACACTACATAGTATGCTGGTATATTGTGTGCTTGTTGCTGGAGAACGTTTCAGAATGAGGATGAAGCTGCTTCAGAGAACGAAGGTTTGTTAGTTGAAGGGGTTGTTTAGATCCGCAGAGAACTAATTGTACCGGCTAAACGTAGACAGACGTCCACCGACAGATCACTGGAGCACATCGCGGTATCACACCTCGCCAAATTCCGGTCACTACCGCATGCCGAGGCCAGAAATGTGTCGGTGACCGACTTCTAGTAGGTGTTAGTCGTGTGCCATTGCGAAAGTTGGAGTTATGCCATCATGCTATGACAGAACAATGGCCGAAAGAAAAAAGTAAACAGGACCACGCCATACGCTTCCATTCCGTTGATTATGCTATACACGTAGTATACTATCCTCGCTTCTTGATTTGCGGGATGTGCTCTGAAACATTGTTTTAGAGTTGGCTTGCTCGCCGACTCGGTCCAGGTCGAACGCACCGTCCCTGGACTTTGAGCCATTCGAATTGAAGGCTGATCTTTCCTGGCTGTGATACTGATATCCAGCCCGCCTGTTTCGGTTCGTTGCTTCCCTGAGGGCTTTGGGGGTGAAAAGGGGTTTCAGGGCGGGGACGCTGGCACAGATGATGCCAATGTTGATCTCGAGCATGGACCAGATGTTGACGAGGATGCTTTCGCGAAAGACGTCCTCGGCAAGGGTGTAGGTGTAGATGG is drawn from Colletotrichum destructivum chromosome 6, complete sequence and contains these coding sequences:
- a CDS encoding Putative alpha/beta hydrolase-1, which codes for MPNLPTLLFIPGSWHKPSCYDKITRILQEKHGLRCISVTLPSTTGDPAATFGDDVDAARQALSRETAQGRNVVVIAHSYGGMVGNSVIKGFAPPRDAAKGSSAPATSSTRADHRDALSEGHVIGLILIASGFTLTGLAFMDPFFGRPPPGWRVNSTTGYAELVADPRKFFYHDLPPEEAEFWTSQLTTQSLKALFEGGEHAYAGWQDVPAWYIGTVQDQGLPVVAQRMTVGMAREMGAKVEHRELQTSHSPFLSQPENTASIVLEAVEAFAGTSIDAKPRRGVGTDERLPVPRLWQPLTWFRFGLPLIFGRILGRSFLVFDWGRRLFRPK